In Sesamum indicum cultivar Zhongzhi No. 13 linkage group LG8, S_indicum_v1.0, whole genome shotgun sequence, the sequence CTCGTCAGTCAAGTTGCCGTCTGAATCAAATACTGGGGGGTTTTCATTGATGAATACCTCCGGGCTattgatgaaataaatatCAGGCCTGATCCCTATCTGCCGGAGATGATACTGCGATCGGGCGCCACCGAGATCCCATCCTGTGCTCACGATTGCAGCAGTTTTGTCTTTCAACACGTCTCTCTCCATAGATGCCCAATCGATTGCGTTCTTCAAAGGACCGGCGACGGAGTAGTTGTACTCCGGTGAGGCGAAGAGTATGCCGTCGACACTACGCAGCTTGTTGAAGAAAGCCTCTACTTCTGCTGGGTACTTCTTATTTTTCACCAGATCGGTGTTGATCAGTGGCAAGCTATCAATATCCACATACTCTACCTCAATGGTGGGAGAAATTGTCTTCGCTATTTGCGATGCTAAAGGAAGGAAAGAAACGAAACAAAAATTAGCTCAGGGAAGATTCAAATGCaacatatttcaatttcttgaacAAGAAATGCCGAAAAGAAGTacgaaaatgaattttctttccGAAGAGTTCAGACTTTGCCTGACTAACTCTAGATTGATCATGCATCAACGTTTTATGGCATGTCAGACCGATGTGGATTAACGACTTCCTCAAGAAATCTGATGATGTAGAATAAAGGCGATTGCAGTTacattttagaattatttgcATCgactaaaaatgcaaattttattgttagaTGTGCATTGTTTGACgatgaaatttcaaatagtCATAATATTCTGATTTAGGAGCAGTTATAGAGTGATATATCTGTACATACGACctcttttttatgaaaatcgAATACCTCATGCTTACATTGCAAGGGGCCACAGATGCAGTGATCTTGGGCACAGTATAGATGTTACCACTTTACAACCCGTTGGTTGGGGTACTTTGGgatcaattttgcaatttttgaacTAGCTAGtatgaaatttaaatcaatatagGGTGTTTTGAGTTAAGTTACCAGCATTGATGAGTTTCTTGTTCAAGGAGCCTTCCCTAAGAGAACCCGGGATTCCAGCAATTCTGACTGGCACCGCTGCACCCACAACaaaaattccaacataattCTCAGAGAAGTAAGAAGAAAGGACGTGATGCATGGTAGTCTTTGCCCTAactatttgttttatttttagtgttGTTTTGTAGTGCTGAACAACTAAAATCCTTTtccaacatatatttttttctttcaccaaaatatcaatgtaagttaattttcttatataaaatgaaggaaaaattaaacttttttaagtCCTGTTTATTATTGGGATGGCGATTGTCATCCTGACAATTTCAGTCCTTCCAATAAAATCAATCGAAAATTCCATAGAGCAATTGGGGTTTTTTTTGCCAATTGGTCGACGCTAAAGTTGTACTTGCCTGATTACTTGACATTAGATTTATATACAAGACAGCAGTCGCCGCCCTCATTATTCAGgactaatattataattttgcctTGATTGGTGAATATACCAAATATTATGGATAACgtcttattaatataatataaattttatcaatgtACATAATTAAGGACACTTCTATGTTTACCGGGGGGTAAGGGCATCTTGGTTTCGGCTAGCACTGTTTCAACAAATGAAGTTGAGGCGAACCCGGCAGCAAGAAGTCCCAACATTGATCGGCGGCTCGTCTCAGTCTCAGCTGGGCTCTGCTGCAGGGCTCGAACTGCGAAACCTACTCTAGCCGAGGGAATGCTATTTGGTTTAGTCATGCTCAGCCGGCCGGAGCCACTGAGCCGGAGGCTGCCTTCCTGGACGGCATGAGAAGAGCCACAAAAGCCAGCCGAAGAAGTCACGACCAGAGCCATTTTCTCAACTTTTTTCCAAAGGTTTTCTGCTCTCGGAATTTCTTGTGCATGTGCTCTATGTTGTTGggatatatatagaatattatatgttaGACAACATATTCAcaatcaaaaaattgatgaaaaaaagtCCCTGAACTTTACAAGAATTACCAAATACTACACAAATTTGTGCATTTTCACTTGGGTCGGAGTTACCCGAACTCGACCCAATAACATTATCATCCATAATTCGAGGGGTTAATCCATTTTgcccccctgtgatataacaaaatatcaaaaacccccttatgaaatttttaatatcaaaaatcaCCCCTAGGTTaccaataaataatcacacagCCCCCTGGTCAatttaaatctatttttttagaaataatgactaaaatacccttctaGTCAAACCGGTCAACTaggcttattaatatataattattttaatttttaatttttaatatatatttataatacatataattataatttataaaaaaaattaaaaaataacaattataccCCATTCCCCCCCACCCNNNNNNNNNNNNNNNNNNNNNNNNNNNNNNNNNNNNNNNNNNNNNNNNNNNNNNNNNNNNNNNNNNNNNNNNNNNNNNNNNNNNNNNNNNNNNNNNNNNNNNNNNNNNNNNNNNNNNNNNNNNNNNNNNNNNNNNNNNNNNNNNNNNNNNNNNNNNNNNNNNNNNNNNNNNNNNNNNNNNNNNNNNNNNNNNNNNNNNNNNNNNNNNNNNNNNNNNNNNNNNNNNNNNNNNNNNNNNNNNNNNNNNNNNNNNNNNNNNNNNNNNNNNNNNNNNNNNNNNNNNNNNNNNNNNNNNNNNNNNNNNNNNNNNNNNNNNNNNNNNtatataaaataatatttaattcttaaatacatatatataatattatatgttaaatgtgagagaagggcaaaaatgtcaaaaaaaaaaggtatttttatagaaaaatcgcAGTCAAAGCGCGTGTGGCCCAATTTTTGTACGGAGGgggttttttgaactttattttatatcataggggggtatttgatactttaattttcataggggggtTTTTGAATATTCCTATTATCACAGGGGGGTCTCTGGATTTTTCCCATAATTCGAGCTATTCTTGATTAGTGTAACTTAATTGTCTATACTTCTTGATGTGATTGGTTGAAGTAGACTTTATCTACAAATCCTCCAATCTTTCTGatcccaaatatatatttttgttcatatttatctatttattgaGTATTTTCAAATCGATTTttctaattcaaatatcaaaGTGCTGCATTTGAAATCCTTAAAGTATTAATTGTAAAACTTGAGCCTCAATAATTGGAGGAGacaatatttgatataaaatgaACCTCTATATCTACCtcaaatcaataatataaatactaCCGCATGGTtactcataaaaatattaaaaagcgAATACCCTTTGGTGATGGCCTACAATCATAGAACAACaagtgttttttctttctagcactataaaaaaattaattattttctacgctataaattattacgatctaaaatcatagtaaatcaataatatttatcatggtcAGACAAAATCGattcaaaaacttaaattttactattaatCAGTATttgctttatatatatatagccaaaatatttatggtcgcaaatattttttcctcacttacaaaaataatgattaataacTAATGttcaactataattaattagtattcactataatcttttttatttttaattataataattaatgataataataaatcaaaatctaATGTAGGTAGGCCCAACTCAaccacaacaaaaaattaagtatgGCTGAAAATTCATAATGTGTGTCCTCACTCCTCATCAATCAAACACTAGAAAGCGTTACTGAATAATGTTGGGGTCCACCTCAAGACAAGTTAGGTGTGGATATAAATTATCATTCCTAGAATGATGGGAAGTACGGACACAAAGAGCACGAGTATATATGTTGCTTAATCAAGCCAATAAGAATGAATTATTCTTTTGGCCAACAATACAATTATAGTTCTATATATCATGAGGTGATAATTGTTGTCCTCTAATTAAACCATTCGCAATTCTAATCTTTATTCAATTGAAGTTTCAGTCGAATAAATTTGGTATTAATTTCTCTAAATTGACggaaaaattacatgtgacGACTTATGCGTCAATTATTTCAAGTTATCTTGAACGATATTGAAGATATTTTCGACTGCAGGTCGGACACAACTAATTTAAGTcgttatttaatttgatcttaAGTGTCTGGCAAAATTCAGGGGCCCTCCACGTTTGGTTGATGAGACGGGTTTTTGAACTCTCATATTCACATTGCTTTCCTTTCCCTGAGAAAAGTCAATTGAGACGGGGAAAATCAAGAGACGGGGATTTTGTGCTGTATTGATAGCATCGTCCTCTCTTGGACAAAAGTtaggtaaaataattaatggacATTTAAATCTTACGGCCCGGCAGCTCAACTAACAACTTAGAAATAGTACTGTTGGTCTTAAATTTCTAAGAGTTAGGCATATCATTTATGGTAAGctacaaattaacaaaaatgagaCTATTTCTCACATGTCAAAATATGCTGTGTTCAGGTTCATACCATTGGATCTAGCATTTATTGAACTAACGTGCTAAAATGCATCCATAATTTAGTGTAGTTATGAGTAATTTATGGGAGGTATGTgcgtaatttttttaatattatttaaaataaaatatgttgaaacttttattatttaattaaatatatatatatataaaaataagtgaatGTTAGATTTATAAGAAAGTGGTGAggaaaaaatagtaatataatattagagaggaaaaatgatgaatcaaaataaaaataataatactatctaggagaattgaaaattaaacattaaaagatataaattttttgtataacaTCAAAAAGGCGAGACACGGACGAAGGGTGTAGAGCTTCTTTAATAATAAgtatagataaaataattactgattgttttatttgtttctaaattaaaaattagtgatttttcttctttttttgggaATGTATGTTATGATtggacaaattaaaattgtattgaaaagagaaaaggaaaaattaatgaaaaagttatattAAAATGGTAGAGGAATAGCTAGACCTCTTCAAGCCTCATGGAAGGCTACCTTGTAATTTGGGTTTATTATACTTAAACctctttcataaatataaaattatattttttttattaaaaaaattaaaattatacttgcactctttttgaaaattcagcaTTTATATCTGACATTTTTCGTTAGGATTTGGATGAAAAGTGCTCACattaccaaaaattttaatttcatcccGCATTTAACATTGAtatatttgtacttataaagggattAATGTAATATAGATGTATATGAAGTAAGGTTAATAtcattatgatttttcttttatatgtacgaaattattacatgaaaaggTTAAATAAAggatacaattaaaaatttatataattttttactaatatcaacaTGTTTTGTCCAAACTTTAACAAAAGGAGATCAGATATAAATAGTGAAATTCTGaagagaatataaatataattatataattttttttgaaaaaaagatataattttatatttctaaaaaaattctacatataaataaccgttataattatttattttggaccCAACAACTTGAAAAGAACCAGCAGATGAATTTTggtcactaaatatatatatttagatctAAATATTAACGAATTTCACGCTGAATACCATTGATCCTACTGCCATCGAGACCCACCAAAAAATCCAATCCTGCTCCCAAGATTGCAGCAATTTTGCCTAGCATCTCGAGATGCCCAATTTTTTCAAGGACCAGTGACGGAATAATTGTACTCAGACGAAGCGAAGatagattaaaaattcaaaactactatattttatcttaaaaatgataaaaaaaaatattttactaaatcGACTTcattatgttatatattataaaagatttacaTGGGTTCTACgctaatataaatatatatcacatattaatataatataaattttataatcaatgtAACAtgatgtaaataaaaaataaattaaataaatgaaaacacTTATACATACATGGTCTGAAGCTGGTTGAGGGTAGCAGATTGTCGACTAATGAACCACCCAGCACCAAGAAGCCCCACATTGGTTGATGGGCCGGAAACCTAAAACCAGGTCTACCCAAGGAAATTCTATTGGTTTTAGGCAGGCTCAACCGGCCTAATTAGCCACTACTGACCTGCGGCTTGAcaagttgaaattaattcgtcgatgattttaatattgaatattttttattgttaattttgttagaaaatttactaataaaaatattcgtTGCTAACCAGTAAGCAAAAAATTCATTACTCCTCGTAGCAAGACGTAATTTCTATTAATCATCAACATATGGTTTGGTTGCtaaacaattattttcatctgaaatgaaattattttaaactttacCTGATTAAGCAGTTacaagataatattaataaatataatcagaaaaacaacaaaatgagccaacacattttattaaaacaattatatgaaaatgaattaagtACTGTAAATTACCCCATATGAATCCGTAAAGGAAATATTAGCAAGGGGAAGGGTCATCTGGCCACGCTGATACGTCTTGATAGCCTAATTTCCGTTTCTATTGTGACGGTGTTTATGCTCACGAATAGTGAGCAACAGCCCATGTTCCTTGCTGTGGGGGGAGTTTTTCTTTGCAAACAGTTTTGTAGATTATTTAGATAGAGAAGATAGAAATagttttgatttataaaagaaCTGATCTTCATTTACTGTTTTTAGATTGTGCGTGGACGATTTTCTTGAGTTTAATAAATGGGGGTCCATGCCACACATCCCGTTTATGCACAAGTGacttattgttaaaaaaaaaaaaagaaaaaagaaatcaagcaACATTTGACATCTTCTATATTTCAATTCTACAATACTAGATGAAGTATTTAAACacgatattttaaaaaaagaagtggaataataatattaacaccACCCTATATATTGGAGGTAGAAAAACAAACCACCAAAAAAGACACCGTAATTCAACGGTTACttttgggaaaattgcatattgGTCCTATATGTAGGGTGTTTTCCAATTTAGCCACCTTcgttacaattttttaattctattgcatcctataaattgaaaattttgttaattttagttctcatgtatatttttcgtccaattaTTAACACAAATGATAGCATTTTTCatacatcaaaataaataaatgaagacAGTTATATATACTTGGTGTCAAGCTAGT encodes:
- the LOC105167955 gene encoding NAD(P)H:quinone oxidoreductase-like — its product is MALVVTSSAGFCGSSHAVQEGSLRLSGSGRLSMTKPNSIPSARVGFAVRALQQSPAETETSRRSMLGLLAAGFASTSFVETVLAETKMPLPPAVPVRIAGIPGSLREGSLNKKLINAASQIAKTISPTIEVEYVDIDSLPLINTDLVKNKKYPAEVEAFFNKLRSVDGILFASPEYNYSVAGPLKNAIDWASMERDVLKDKTAAIVSTGWDLGGARSQYHLRQIGIRPDIYFINSPEVFINENPPVFDSDGNLTDEDVRKKLKELLVSLNNFTLRLRPCRPFPWPRPVPLEQPADALD